A genomic stretch from Candidatus Nitrososphaera gargensis Ga9.2 includes:
- a CDS encoding FprA family A-type flavoprotein — protein sequence MPEVSRTFYFPKTAKTEIHEIKDGIYRISGFVNEYGISFSQFLVNDEQPTLIHTGPIGMYKQIEEKVKEVIPLEKLSYVAFLHFESDEWGGMEFLKAPKAKLVCSDLSSKLNLTGWYNMPADHISFWDNETLSTGRRKFKFIMTPHVHHWDSMMIFEETTKSLFTSDLFIQPGDNKPVSSDDLSESMVKLYQAVGIFASEQPVRQTVQRLARLKPEMVYPMHGSCFDSSMFPKYEDALMKNQFAFTNMLLGQKLEVS from the coding sequence ATGCCTGAAGTCAGCAGGACTTTTTACTTTCCGAAAACCGCCAAGACAGAGATTCACGAGATCAAGGACGGGATATACCGGATATCCGGCTTTGTGAACGAGTATGGCATAAGCTTCAGCCAGTTCCTTGTCAACGACGAGCAGCCGACGCTCATCCACACCGGCCCCATTGGAATGTACAAACAGATAGAGGAGAAGGTCAAGGAGGTTATACCTCTTGAAAAGCTGAGCTATGTCGCGTTCCTGCACTTTGAGAGCGACGAGTGGGGCGGCATGGAATTCCTGAAGGCTCCAAAGGCAAAACTTGTGTGCAGCGACCTGAGCTCAAAGCTGAACCTGACAGGCTGGTACAACATGCCTGCTGACCACATTTCGTTCTGGGACAACGAAACTTTGAGCACCGGCAGGCGGAAATTCAAGTTCATAATGACACCGCACGTGCACCACTGGGACAGCATGATGATCTTTGAAGAGACCACAAAATCGCTCTTTACGTCTGACCTGTTCATCCAGCCGGGCGATAACAAGCCAGTGAGCTCTGACGACCTGTCGGAGAGCATGGTCAAATTGTACCAGGCAGTCGGCATCTTTGCAAGCGAGCAGCCAGTAAGGCAGACGGTGCAGAGGCTGGCAAGGCTCAAGCCAGAGATGGTCTATCCGATGCACGGCTCTTGCTTTGACAGCTCGATGTTTCCAAAATATGAAGATGCGCTGATGAAGAACCAGTTCGCGTTTACAAACATGCTTCTTGGGCAAAAGCTAGAGGTCAGCTGA
- a CDS encoding alpha/beta fold hydrolase — MPFLSSPSNSVSTYYEDHGDARSYPLVLIHPIGGNILIWDYEIQLLLKSGFRVIAYELRGHHRTNMGKTGAYTMQDLIDDLRRLLEHLNIGKCTIIGHSIGGIISSMYAAQHPGKVDAIIMINGSPKKFQEKDLEKHFRTREVAITQGMKALAEHKLVSLDEARDLFADKRHADFFREVFTKTSVEGFVAATVALYTIPGNVVQGLRASGCKVFAIVGSDDDVFMRLIKETKEEIPEMELRVLQGSDHWVVIEKPKEMYDILMGFLAIVTKDVKPVG; from the coding sequence ATGCCTTTTCTATCCTCGCCTTCCAATTCTGTCAGTACATACTACGAAGATCACGGCGACGCCCGCTCGTATCCGCTCGTCCTGATACATCCCATAGGGGGGAACATCCTGATCTGGGACTATGAGATCCAGCTGCTCTTAAAGAGCGGGTTCAGGGTAATCGCATACGAGCTCAGAGGGCACCACAGGACTAACATGGGCAAAACCGGGGCGTATACCATGCAGGACCTTATTGATGACCTCCGCCGGCTGTTGGAACACCTGAATATAGGCAAGTGCACCATCATCGGCCATTCTATAGGCGGCATAATCTCTTCAATGTATGCAGCTCAACATCCCGGAAAAGTTGACGCCATAATCATGATCAATGGCTCTCCCAAAAAGTTTCAAGAAAAAGATCTAGAGAAGCACTTTAGGACGCGCGAGGTTGCGATCACGCAAGGGATGAAAGCTCTGGCAGAGCATAAACTCGTAAGCCTTGACGAAGCAAGAGACCTGTTTGCAGACAAGAGGCACGCAGATTTCTTCAGGGAAGTTTTCACAAAAACCTCTGTTGAAGGATTCGTGGCGGCCACGGTCGCACTGTACACCATACCCGGAAATGTAGTGCAGGGTCTACGCGCTTCGGGCTGCAAGGTGTTTGCCATTGTGGGTAGCGACGATGATGTGTTTATGCGCCTCATAAAGGAAACAAAGGAAGAGATACCTGAAATGGAATTGAGGGTCCTGCAGGGGAGCGACCACTGGGTCGTCATAGAAAAGCCAAAAGAAATGTATGACATCCTGATGGGATTTCTGGCAATTGTGACAAAGGATGTAAAGCCTGTTGGGTAG
- a CDS encoding DUF4760 domain-containing protein, translating to MAKRTTAQDIDILFRLAELYNTDYDFQSIEWFWGRFHERTIEEFTSKYAHGSREYQFFERFTSKFELAGLLVEKGFLNEDLFFDRYGSLQAEWNKCKPIVYGLREKWNEPRHRENFELLAERGKKWQDKHPPKV from the coding sequence ATGGCTAAGAGGACGACTGCGCAGGACATAGACATCTTGTTCCGGCTTGCAGAGCTCTACAACACCGACTATGACTTTCAGTCGATAGAGTGGTTCTGGGGCCGGTTCCATGAAAGGACGATAGAGGAGTTCACAAGCAAGTACGCACACGGAAGCCGCGAGTACCAGTTCTTTGAGCGGTTCACAAGCAAGTTCGAGCTTGCCGGCCTACTGGTCGAAAAAGGCTTTCTCAACGAAGACCTGTTCTTTGACCGGTACGGGTCGCTGCAGGCAGAGTGGAACAAGTGCAAGCCCATAGTCTACGGCTTGCGAGAAAAGTGGAACGAGCCGCGGCACCGCGAAAATTTTGAGCTTTTGGCCGAGCGGGGCAAAAAATGGCAGGACAAGCATCCGCCCAAAGTGTGA
- a CDS encoding C2H2-type zinc finger protein, protein MRGFFGIRRAKSFQCDICNEKFKDLESMEEHRRRMHRDAAPPVGSSQQ, encoded by the coding sequence GTGCGAGGATTCTTTGGAATACGCCGGGCAAAATCCTTCCAGTGCGATATCTGCAATGAAAAGTTCAAGGATCTGGAATCGATGGAGGAGCACAGGAGAAGAATGCATCGCGACGCCGCTCCGCCCGTAGGCAGCAGCCAGCAGTAG
- a CDS encoding YciE/YciF ferroxidase family protein has protein sequence MINSALNDKLMQFFNEALAMEHAAEDRIHARVNETPVEQTRQQLQYHLEETRQQQGRLRELVTNMGGSPTTANASLPSIKPATADTITGMVKETAKSVASEESRQTLDAEKELMRIKEDAIIENAEIVSYKLLMEMTDKAGLKDASAKLQQSLQEEVAMANFIACNAPLILSLLWPKLEAPAHGKQERIAKV, from the coding sequence ATGATAAATTCGGCTTTGAACGACAAGCTTATGCAGTTTTTCAACGAGGCCCTTGCGATGGAGCATGCTGCAGAAGACCGTATACATGCAAGGGTAAACGAGACACCAGTGGAGCAGACCCGCCAGCAATTGCAGTACCACCTTGAGGAGACACGCCAGCAGCAGGGCAGGCTCAGGGAGCTCGTCACAAACATGGGCGGCAGCCCCACCACAGCCAATGCCAGCCTGCCATCTATCAAGCCGGCCACTGCCGACACCATAACCGGCATGGTAAAAGAGACTGCCAAGTCGGTGGCAAGTGAAGAGAGCAGGCAGACACTTGACGCAGAAAAGGAGCTGATGAGGATAAAGGAGGATGCGATAATCGAGAACGCCGAGATCGTGTCGTACAAACTATTGATGGAAATGACCGACAAGGCCGGCCTGAAAGACGCGTCGGCAAAGCTGCAGCAGAGCCTTCAGGAGGAAGTAGCGATGGCCAACTTTATAGCTTGCAACGCGCCGCTCATCCTGTCGCTCCTCTGGCCAAAGCTAGAAGCGCCAGCTCACGGCAAGCAGGAAAGGATAGCCAAAGTCTGA
- a CDS encoding DUF6659 family protein: protein MDFEKLCMQVFALNDGIRYAGVIDSTGSPIAGGMRNGIDSIVSETDEELFLTQTALRKSMRERFDDAMGRARFAYVEREKISILTFYMEDKILLVTLEPNIESHTAMDIADDTMKLLGKG, encoded by the coding sequence ATGGATTTTGAGAAGCTTTGCATGCAGGTGTTTGCGCTTAACGACGGCATCAGGTACGCTGGTGTGATCGACAGCACGGGCTCCCCCATAGCAGGAGGCATGCGAAACGGCATCGACTCGATAGTGAGCGAGACAGATGAGGAGCTCTTCCTCACCCAGACTGCGCTGCGCAAGTCGATGAGGGAACGCTTCGACGACGCTATGGGCAGAGCAAGGTTCGCCTATGTCGAGCGCGAAAAGATATCGATATTGACCTTCTACATGGAGGACAAGATTCTGCTCGTGACGCTCGAGCCAAACATCGAGTCCCACACAGCCATGGACATTGCAGACGACACGATGAAGCTTCTGGGCAAAGGATAA
- a CDS encoding Dps family protein: MASKSSTETAIMEKDVKVDIGVKDDARKKLVETLNMRLSDEYVLYTKTRNYHWNVIGPRFSQLHKFFEEQYEILDEMVDEIAERTRQLGGKSLGTLEEFARHSSISEQPGQYPDPQTMISNLLKDHETIIKTLRKNADEADEQYDDMATNDFFLEAVQKHEKMAWMLRAHLEGKDVL; the protein is encoded by the coding sequence ATGGCGTCAAAAAGTAGCACTGAAACAGCGATAATGGAAAAGGATGTCAAGGTGGACATCGGGGTAAAGGATGACGCCCGCAAAAAGCTGGTTGAAACGCTTAACATGCGGCTGTCTGATGAGTACGTGCTGTATACAAAGACCAGGAACTATCATTGGAACGTGATAGGCCCACGCTTTTCGCAGCTGCACAAGTTCTTTGAAGAGCAGTATGAGATTCTAGACGAGATGGTAGACGAGATAGCAGAAAGGACAAGGCAGCTTGGCGGCAAGTCCCTTGGAACCTTGGAGGAGTTTGCCCGGCATTCAAGCATAAGCGAGCAGCCTGGTCAGTACCCCGATCCGCAGACAATGATATCGAACCTGCTCAAAGATCACGAAACGATAATCAAGACCCTGAGGAAGAACGCGGACGAGGCCGACGAGCAATACGACGACATGGCTACCAACGACTTTTTCCTCGAAGCCGTGCAAAAGCATGAAAAGATGGCGTGGATGCTGAGGGCGCACCTTGAAGGCAAGGACGTCCTCTGA
- a CDS encoding pyruvoyl-dependent arginine decarboxylase — protein sequence MERQDLANANLAFYVPKMMFFTKGKGMHKDYLTSFELALRDAEIADLNLVSVSSILPPRCKIVSRQEGRKYLRPGQVVFAIMARAATNEPNRLIAASIGLARPADESQHGYLSEHHPTGETAQKAGDYAEDMAMEMLATTFGLPNDPSLTWNEREEQWKLSGKIYRTQNFTQSAEGNKDGLWTTVVSAAVLIL from the coding sequence ATGGAACGACAGGATCTTGCTAATGCAAACCTTGCATTTTACGTCCCAAAAATGATGTTCTTCACAAAGGGCAAGGGCATGCACAAGGACTATCTTACAAGCTTTGAGCTTGCATTGAGAGATGCAGAGATCGCTGACCTCAACTTGGTGTCTGTGTCAAGCATACTGCCACCCCGCTGCAAGATAGTGAGCAGGCAGGAGGGGAGGAAGTATTTGCGGCCCGGGCAGGTAGTGTTTGCTATAATGGCAAGGGCCGCCACTAACGAGCCCAACAGGCTGATCGCCGCGTCTATAGGACTTGCAAGGCCGGCTGACGAAAGCCAGCACGGGTACTTGTCAGAGCACCATCCTACAGGCGAAACTGCGCAAAAGGCTGGCGACTACGCGGAGGATATGGCAATGGAGATGCTCGCGACAACGTTCGGGCTACCAAACGACCCGAGCCTCACGTGGAACGAAAGGGAGGAGCAATGGAAGCTGTCAGGTAAGATCTACAGGACGCAGAACTTTACCCAGTCGGCAGAGGGCAACAAGGACGGCCTCTGGACCACGGTCGTCAGCGCGGCAGTTCTCATCCTGTGA
- the folP gene encoding dihydropteroate synthase → MKIGQVQIGKKLAPKVLGIINASPESFYKGSVKTSEQEIATAARQMQEHGASIIDVGAMSTAPYLETVIPIDEEIRRMKKAIRAVKSACDLPVSADTPRAAVAEEAVAAGADAINDVTGLKYDEKMSDVMTKAGVPAIIGAYSKAPATGRLAGTVKALKESLVIAKQAGIKDVIVDPSIGFFREEGKNPFFTKMTDVPWYARDIEVLSNLDKLAALGPVCVSVSRKSFIGHLLNVQAEDRLVPSIICEAVAVLNGASIIRTHNVRETVRALTMLQLLKP, encoded by the coding sequence TTGAAGATCGGGCAGGTGCAAATAGGTAAGAAGCTTGCGCCCAAGGTGCTTGGCATAATCAATGCAAGCCCCGAGTCGTTCTACAAGGGCTCGGTCAAGACTAGCGAGCAAGAGATCGCCACCGCTGCAAGGCAGATGCAGGAACACGGCGCAAGCATCATCGACGTAGGAGCCATGTCCACCGCGCCATACCTTGAAACGGTGATCCCAATCGACGAGGAAATACGCAGGATGAAGAAGGCTATCAGGGCAGTGAAGAGCGCGTGCGACCTGCCCGTCTCTGCAGACACGCCCCGCGCAGCCGTCGCAGAAGAGGCGGTGGCGGCCGGCGCTGACGCGATAAATGACGTGACCGGCCTGAAATATGATGAGAAGATGTCCGACGTCATGACAAAGGCAGGCGTGCCGGCGATTATTGGCGCCTACAGCAAGGCCCCTGCTACAGGCAGGCTTGCAGGCACAGTAAAGGCATTGAAGGAAAGCCTTGTCATTGCAAAGCAAGCCGGCATAAAGGACGTGATAGTCGACCCGTCGATAGGGTTTTTCAGGGAGGAAGGCAAGAACCCATTCTTTACCAAGATGACGGACGTTCCATGGTATGCCCGGGATATCGAAGTCCTGTCGAACTTGGATAAGCTTGCCGCGCTCGGGCCAGTGTGCGTCTCTGTGTCCAGAAAGTCGTTCATCGGGCACCTGCTTAATGTGCAGGCAGAGGACCGCCTTGTACCATCTATAATATGCGAGGCAGTGGCAGTCCTCAACGGGGCAAGCATTATAAGAACTCACAATGTCCGAGAAACTGTGCGAGCGCTGACGATGCTACAATTGTTGAAGCCCTGA
- a CDS encoding zinc-dependent alcohol dehydrogenase, translating into MKAVVYHGPMDVRVDDKPKPKIEHQEDIVLKVTRTTICGSDLHLYHGNVKGMEPGQTLGHEFAGVVEQVGDSVDEVKAGDRVVIPFNISCGRCWFCRHQFWSQCDRSNPKGELGAVYGYGQMMGGYDGGQAEYVRVPYANTDPLKIPDNVSDDQALFLTDVLATGYFGADIANVQPGDDVAVFGAGPVGYFSAMSSLLRGAARVFVVDHWPTRLDKVAKIGAEPINFDKEDPVERIKKEAMGKGAVCIDAVGYEAVGHHSHDASSNPAYIPQNSLQVINWIVQVAHKFSTVGIPGVYMTEFANFPFGQFFQRELQIKMGQCPVKLYNEQLLHLIEVGRIDPTQLISHRMKLDEAKRAYDIFDKKGEATKIVLTP; encoded by the coding sequence ATGAAGGCTGTTGTTTATCATGGCCCGATGGACGTGAGGGTTGACGACAAACCCAAACCAAAGATAGAGCATCAGGAAGATATCGTTCTCAAGGTGACCAGAACCACCATCTGCGGCTCTGACCTGCACCTTTACCACGGAAATGTCAAGGGGATGGAGCCGGGGCAGACGCTTGGCCACGAGTTTGCCGGCGTCGTCGAACAGGTGGGTGACAGCGTCGACGAAGTAAAGGCAGGCGACAGGGTGGTCATACCGTTCAACATCAGCTGTGGCCGCTGCTGGTTCTGCCGGCACCAGTTCTGGTCCCAGTGTGACAGGTCGAACCCAAAGGGCGAGCTTGGCGCAGTGTATGGCTACGGCCAGATGATGGGAGGCTACGACGGTGGTCAGGCTGAGTACGTCAGAGTCCCTTATGCCAACACCGACCCGTTAAAGATCCCGGATAATGTGAGTGATGATCAGGCACTGTTTCTGACAGACGTGCTGGCTACAGGATATTTCGGGGCAGACATTGCCAACGTCCAGCCGGGTGACGACGTTGCTGTGTTTGGTGCCGGGCCAGTCGGCTACTTTTCCGCAATGAGCTCGCTCCTGAGAGGGGCTGCAAGGGTGTTCGTGGTCGACCACTGGCCAACAAGGTTGGACAAGGTGGCCAAGATAGGGGCCGAGCCGATAAACTTTGACAAGGAAGACCCAGTGGAGCGCATCAAGAAGGAGGCTATGGGCAAGGGAGCAGTGTGCATAGACGCGGTTGGCTATGAAGCGGTAGGGCACCACAGCCACGACGCAAGCTCTAACCCGGCATACATACCGCAGAACTCGCTGCAGGTGATAAACTGGATAGTGCAGGTGGCGCACAAGTTTTCCACTGTCGGGATACCAGGAGTATACATGACCGAGTTTGCAAACTTTCCGTTTGGCCAGTTCTTCCAGCGCGAGCTCCAGATCAAGATGGGCCAGTGCCCTGTCAAGCTGTACAACGAGCAGCTATTGCACCTGATCGAAGTGGGCAGAATAGACCCTACCCAGCTGATAAGCCACAGGATGAAACTGGACGAGGCAAAGCGAGCCTATGACATATTTGACAAAAAGGGAGAGGCCACAAAAATAGTGCTGACGCCCTAA
- a CDS encoding VOC family protein — protein MSLNVSDIDRSLDFYQRILGFKMVDRSSNERAFLSVERHSSHLVELWHAKAGRSDTRRAGLYHFAILLPERKYLADMFQHLSERGGEVRFDGFADHLVSESIYIRDPDDIGIEVYCDRPSSQWKWYEDRVRMATERLDTENLLRESTASGWKAMPAKTVIGHVHLHVRNLAKAMKFYREALGLNFTATYPSAYFFAAGKYHHHVATNIWLGTSIQPASPEHAGLNHFGIELPSKEEYEKTAGRLEQYKSEEMPQQHGQPESVFLRDMDGITIRLYAR, from the coding sequence CTGAGCCTGAATGTTTCCGATATCGACAGGTCGCTTGACTTCTACCAAAGGATTCTTGGGTTCAAGATGGTGGACAGGTCTTCTAATGAAAGGGCGTTCCTTTCCGTGGAGAGACATTCGTCACACCTTGTAGAACTCTGGCATGCAAAGGCCGGCAGGTCTGATACCAGACGGGCAGGGCTGTACCACTTTGCAATATTGCTTCCAGAGAGAAAGTATCTGGCTGACATGTTTCAACATCTGAGCGAAAGGGGAGGCGAGGTACGATTTGACGGCTTTGCTGACCATCTGGTGTCAGAGTCGATCTATATTCGTGATCCTGACGACATTGGCATAGAAGTCTATTGCGACAGGCCCTCCTCACAGTGGAAATGGTATGAAGATAGGGTAAGGATGGCAACAGAAAGGCTAGACACGGAAAACCTGCTGAGAGAGTCGACAGCTTCAGGATGGAAAGCGATGCCTGCCAAGACGGTCATCGGTCACGTCCACCTTCACGTTCGGAACCTCGCAAAGGCTATGAAGTTCTATCGCGAGGCCCTTGGGCTGAATTTTACGGCTACTTATCCTAGCGCTTACTTTTTCGCCGCAGGCAAGTACCACCACCATGTTGCAACAAACATCTGGCTTGGAACCAGCATTCAGCCAGCTTCGCCAGAGCATGCCGGATTGAACCATTTTGGAATCGAACTGCCAAGCAAGGAAGAATATGAAAAGACAGCAGGGCGGCTGGAACAATACAAGAGCGAGGAGATGCCACAACAACATGGACAACCGGAATCTGTTTTCCTGCGCGACATGGATGGCATAACTATCCGGCTTTATGCTAGATAG
- a CDS encoding site-2 protease family protein, whose translation MARVRGIPVRLHFTMVIAFLLIAWTLAGGLMQVYVPGLTAAQYWLMGAAGAVVLFFSVFLHELMHSIVAMRYGIKVRQITLFIFGGVSEITEETRDFRKEFNIAIAGPVTSFAVASVLATIWWPISSFITDASPLALPKQMAEGVLLYGAIVNALVGGFNLIPAFPLDGGRVLRAALIRQKRSYDDATRIAARVGVAISYGFMGLGFFIMLAGSFISGIWLLLIGWFLNSGAQSYLVQHELSSALSGVRLRDIMNTRVITVREDIAVDQLLRDYFGAYMKSAFPVVDASGRLLGMVMLKSVTGVADERRQHIRAGDIMIPAGDLAVMAPDRRADEALQQMTRTRVGKVFVCDAGGRLLGLVSKTDIMNVASEREEYRKELGAQRRPAADSTTEAA comes from the coding sequence GTGGCACGCGTTAGAGGAATACCGGTAAGACTGCACTTTACTATGGTTATAGCATTCTTGCTGATTGCCTGGACGCTAGCCGGCGGCCTGATGCAGGTGTATGTGCCCGGACTGACGGCTGCGCAATACTGGCTGATGGGGGCTGCAGGCGCGGTGGTGCTGTTTTTCTCTGTCTTTCTCCACGAGCTGATGCACTCGATAGTCGCCATGCGCTATGGGATCAAGGTCAGGCAGATTACTCTCTTTATCTTTGGTGGCGTTTCAGAAATAACCGAAGAGACCCGGGATTTTAGGAAGGAATTCAATATTGCAATAGCGGGGCCGGTGACCAGCTTTGCAGTAGCCAGCGTGCTTGCCACAATCTGGTGGCCGATATCGTCATTCATTACGGACGCCAGCCCGCTCGCGCTTCCAAAGCAGATGGCAGAAGGCGTCCTGCTCTACGGTGCCATAGTCAATGCCCTTGTCGGCGGGTTCAACCTGATCCCTGCCTTTCCGCTCGATGGCGGCAGAGTGCTCCGCGCTGCCCTCATCAGGCAAAAGAGGAGCTACGATGACGCGACAAGGATTGCAGCAAGGGTGGGCGTCGCCATATCGTACGGGTTCATGGGACTCGGGTTCTTTATCATGCTGGCCGGCTCGTTTATCAGCGGCATCTGGCTCTTGCTGATAGGCTGGTTCCTGAACAGCGGTGCGCAGTCATATCTGGTGCAGCACGAGCTGTCGTCGGCGCTGTCAGGCGTGAGGCTGAGGGACATCATGAACACACGCGTGATAACCGTAAGGGAAGACATTGCCGTGGACCAGCTGCTGAGGGACTACTTTGGAGCATACATGAAAAGCGCGTTTCCAGTGGTGGACGCATCTGGCCGGCTCTTGGGAATGGTCATGCTAAAGAGCGTGACCGGGGTCGCAGACGAAAGGAGGCAGCACATCAGGGCCGGCGACATCATGATCCCGGCCGGCGACCTTGCCGTCATGGCGCCAGACAGGAGGGCAGACGAAGCCCTGCAGCAGATGACCCGTACGCGCGTCGGCAAGGTGTTTGTATGCGATGCCGGCGGCAGACTGCTTGGGCTCGTGAGCAAGACCGACATCATGAACGTTGCAAGCGAAAGGGAGGAGTACAGGAAGGAGCTGGGAGCGCAGCGCCGGCCGGCGGCAGACTCGACAACCGAAGCAGCGTGA
- the guaB gene encoding IMP dehydrogenase, protein MDIREGLTFDDVLLVPKRSPIVSRSQTDLRTKLSRNITLNIPIISANMDTVTESGMAIALAREGGIGIIHRFMTIEDQVDEILKVKRSESVMIEQPYTIKPDVTVAEAKKAMAEYGVSGLLVEEGGKLAGIITRRDITFENNNRRKVSELMTKEVITAKAGLTIDQAKEILHKQRIEKLPVIDDKRRIVGLITSKDILKMEQYPHASKDKKGRLLVGAAVGVKGDYLERAEALLEAGADVLVVDIAHGHSDNAINTVHMIKKAFPSCELIAGNVATGEGARDLIKAGVDAVKVGVGSGSICITRVVTGSGVPQLTAVIDSVSVARDYDIPVISDGGIRNSGDITKALAAGASSVMVGSLFGGTDESPGKTLVKNGKKFKMYRGMASFYASLGRKYREEGPQVVDSDDLNDYVPEGVEAMVPYKGSVVEIVRQLAGGLRSGLSYCGAKTIAEMQKNAEFIRMTSAGYTESQPHDVDVM, encoded by the coding sequence TTGGACATTAGAGAAGGTCTGACATTTGACGATGTACTTCTCGTTCCTAAACGGTCGCCCATAGTTTCCAGATCCCAGACTGACCTGCGCACGAAACTTTCACGCAACATCACGCTCAACATACCTATCATCAGCGCCAACATGGACACCGTCACAGAATCGGGAATGGCTATAGCCCTTGCAAGGGAAGGCGGAATCGGCATCATCCACCGCTTCATGACAATCGAGGATCAGGTAGACGAGATCCTCAAGGTCAAGCGCTCCGAATCAGTCATGATAGAGCAGCCGTACACCATCAAGCCAGACGTGACCGTCGCGGAGGCGAAAAAGGCGATGGCCGAGTACGGCGTTTCAGGGCTCTTGGTCGAAGAAGGGGGCAAGCTCGCCGGCATCATTACAAGACGCGACATCACTTTTGAAAACAACAACCGGCGCAAGGTGTCCGAGCTGATGACAAAAGAAGTCATTACGGCCAAGGCCGGGCTGACGATAGATCAGGCCAAGGAGATCCTGCACAAGCAGCGGATTGAAAAGCTGCCAGTGATAGACGACAAGCGCAGGATAGTCGGGCTCATCACCAGCAAGGACATTTTAAAGATGGAGCAGTATCCGCACGCATCAAAGGACAAGAAGGGCAGGCTGCTAGTCGGGGCGGCAGTTGGCGTCAAGGGCGACTATCTAGAGCGCGCCGAGGCGCTGCTTGAGGCAGGCGCGGACGTCCTAGTAGTGGACATTGCCCACGGCCACAGCGATAATGCTATCAACACCGTCCACATGATCAAGAAGGCGTTCCCAAGCTGCGAGCTTATTGCAGGAAATGTCGCGACGGGCGAGGGGGCAAGGGATCTTATCAAAGCCGGTGTGGACGCAGTCAAGGTAGGCGTAGGATCAGGCTCGATATGTATAACAAGGGTGGTCACAGGCTCAGGCGTGCCGCAGCTGACGGCGGTCATTGACAGCGTGAGTGTCGCCCGCGATTATGATATCCCGGTAATTTCCGATGGCGGCATCCGCAACTCTGGCGACATCACCAAGGCTCTTGCGGCAGGCGCGTCGTCTGTCATGGTAGGCAGCCTCTTTGGCGGCACGGACGAAAGCCCTGGCAAGACGCTTGTCAAGAACGGCAAGAAATTCAAGATGTACAGGGGCATGGCGTCGTTCTACGCATCGCTCGGCAGGAAATACCGCGAGGAAGGCCCGCAGGTAGTAGACTCTGACGACCTGAACGACTATGTGCCAGAAGGCGTCGAGGCGATGGTGCCATACAAGGGGAGCGTCGTCGAGATTGTAAGGCAGCTGGCCGGCGGGCTTCGCTCTGGGCTCTCTTACTGCGGCGCCAAGACGATAGCGGAGATGCAAAAGAACGCCGAGTTCATCAGGATGACGTCAGCCGGCTACACCGAGAGCCAGCCGCATGATGTCGACGTGATGTAA